TGCAGCTTTACCGGGTCGGTAAACGGGATACCGGTAATCCCTGCCCCAAACCTACCGGGATTGATGCCAATCAAAATATGCCTTTGGTGGCAGTTGTTGTAATACTTCCTGTAAAATTTTTCGCAGAGGGCGAAGGTGGCCTTGTTTTGGTAAGGGTTCATCGCCATGATTCCATTGGGGAGCCTCCCGGGCAAGTGAAGGCTTTTAAGGAAAGAAAGGATGTGCGCTGAATACGTCATGGGGCCAATGTTTCAAGTATAACAAGAATACCCTATACTTTCCGGGCCGCGGCAATAAAAGGAAGGCGGCAAGGGGCCCGGGAAGAAATTGAAAGGGTGGGAGGTTAGGTTTTTGAGGGCCATATCCCTAATTTTCGACAGTCTGTTTATTTGCATATTTATCATTTTGGCCAGGATCATGAGGTTATTTTTTGCTGTTGCTTTGATGCTATGCCATATAGGAGGCCGGGCACAGCACTATTCAGGCGCCATCGATATTGTGGATGCCTTGGACCGGGCTTTTGCCGGGAATGGCGGGGTGGAATTTGATGGGCTCCGCATACAATTTGACAAGCTTAACGGGAAAGGGATATCGGGTTTTCTCGCGGCACGCTACCCCAATCAGGTAAACCCGGCAGGGCAGGTGGTAGTGCCAAGCCCCATCGCCTTCAACAACTGCTTTTTTGAGAAAAGCCTTGACTTTGAAAAAATCGTGTTCAACGATTTGTCCATTACCGGGTGCGTGGTGGGCAACCAACACTTTAGCGGCACGCAATTCCAGTCACTGACACTGCAGGGCAATACCGTGGAAAACTCAATTGAACTATCGGGCACCCAGGCTGCTGCGTTGGCAATCAGGGAAAATACGGTAGGATATGAAATTTTCCTGGACCACGACAGTATTGTGGGCGACACCTTTATTGAGTCCAACCAACTACATGCCGGTGAAATCATCGTTTCGTCAGGATATTTCAATGGATCGGTCACCGTGGGCAACAACCAGGTTACGGGGATATTGATCGAGAAATCTTATTTTGAATTTCCCGAGTATGGCGAATTCAACAATTACAAACTTACCGATAATGCTTCCTCCGACCTTTACCTTACCGCCAACCATTTTATAGGGGACGGAACGAACAAAGTGTATTTTAACAAAGGCAATTACCTCAACCTTGATATTCGCGACAATGAATTTGGGGTAAATGTATATTTTATCGAAAACAAGGCGGAAGAGCGTTTCTTCTTGGTGGGCAATGAATTTAAAAAACATGTCTCGTTCGAGAAATTCCTGTTTTCGGAAACCTGGAACGAATTGTATTGGAAACAACTGGAAGGGTACAAGCTGCGCTATGCAGAGTACGGTGGGGAGACCAGGGCAGAACTGGACGATGAGGTCAAGTACAGCAACCTGATAAATATTTATAAAGGGCTCCACACCATCTTCCTTTCACGGGGGGATATAGAGTCGGCCAATGCCTGTTACAGTGAAATGAAGCAGTTGCAGGGCCGCAGGCTAAAACTGATATTTCAGGAGGACAGGAGCTTTAGCAATTTTTTAAGGTGGCAGTTGAACGTGCTGCTAAAAGTATACACCAACCATGGCACCGATCCGGCTTTGGCGGTGGTCATGTCTTTTTTTGTAATACTGATTTTTGCCTTTTTATACCTTTTCTTTCCTTCGGAATGGGATTCCGATAGCATGAACAGGCTACTGATCAGTTACGAGCGGTTTCTCCAGAGAAAGAAGAAGGCCAATGTGGCCCCTTTACTGGTGGTTTTTGGGTCGGTCTTGCTCTCGCTCATCAACTCCATCACGTTAAGCATCAACAGTTTTGTCACCCTGGGGTTCGGTAGCATTCCCACAAAAGGTTTTGCCCGGTACCTATGTATTGTCGAAGGGTTTATTGGCTGGTTTTTGCTTAGCATCTTCACCGTGGCACTGATCAACCAGGTGCTGGCGTAGGCTACTTCTCTTTTAGGGAGCGGTATTCGGTCACCATATCTTTGTTGCCGGTGTCCACAATACGGATGGATTGCCCAACGGTGTAGCTAATTTCATATGTGGCCCTGCGTTTGGTGCAAGTAAACACCGTTTTGTCCTTTCCGTCAAAGGTTTTTTTTACGATATCATAAGTATCCCCCTCCACCACGATCGCCCTGCCGGTGAACTCGATGGTGGCGTTGACCTGCGCCTCCTCTTTGCCTTCCGGTTTAATGGTGTGCTTTAGGGTGGCCGTTACCACCCCCTGGAACCCCCTGCGGTCATTCGCACTTTGGGCAAACAGGCCAACGGAGATGGCCGACATAACGATCATCAGGGCAACTTTTTTCATTTCTTTGTCTTTTTTGTTTTTCAAACCAAAATTAACCCAAAAAAGGCCATTTGCATCCCAGGCCTGACCCTGTCATGAGGGCAATAAACATGCCGGTGGAGGGCGCCAAAGGCCAAATAGGTCAAAAATCGTTTTATAAAAGGTAAAAATACCTCAAATTACTGACCAAAATCATCTTTTTACCTAAGCGCCATCATAATGGGAGCAGGGATGCCCTTCTACTTTTACGCCTTAAAAACCTTTAAAAACCGGACCTTTATATGGAATTGGAAAAAATCAATTATGACAACAAGATCGTAAAGGCCTTCATTATTGCCACGGTTGCATTTGGCATTGTAGGCATGAGTGTAGGCCTGCTGGCGGCCATCCAATTGTTTTACCCCCTTTGGAATTTCGACCTTCAATTCACCACGTTTGGCAGGATAAGGCCGCTGCACACCAATGCCGTCATTTTTGCATTTGTGGGCAATGCCATGTTTGTAGGGATCTATTACAGCATGCAACGCCTGCTCAAAACCAGGATGTATAGCGATTTGCTCAGCTGGGTCCACTTTTGGGGATGGCAGTTGATCATTTTGTCCGCTGCCATTACGCTTCCCCTGGGCATGACCTCTTCCAAAGAATACGCAGAGCTGGAATGGCCAATAGATATTGCCATCACCATTATTTGGGTAGTCTTTGGGTGGAATATGATCGGTACCATCCTGAAGAGGAGGGAAAAGCATATGTATGTGGCCATCTGGTTTTACATCGCCACGTTCGTGACGGTGGCCGTGCTCCATAT
The nucleotide sequence above comes from Flammeovirgaceae bacterium. Encoded proteins:
- a CDS encoding two pore domain potassium channel family protein, whose amino-acid sequence is MRLFFAVALMLCHIGGRAQHYSGAIDIVDALDRAFAGNGGVEFDGLRIQFDKLNGKGISGFLAARYPNQVNPAGQVVVPSPIAFNNCFFEKSLDFEKIVFNDLSITGCVVGNQHFSGTQFQSLTLQGNTVENSIELSGTQAAALAIRENTVGYEIFLDHDSIVGDTFIESNQLHAGEIIVSSGYFNGSVTVGNNQVTGILIEKSYFEFPEYGEFNNYKLTDNASSDLYLTANHFIGDGTNKVYFNKGNYLNLDIRDNEFGVNVYFIENKAEERFFLVGNEFKKHVSFEKFLFSETWNELYWKQLEGYKLRYAEYGGETRAELDDEVKYSNLINIYKGLHTIFLSRGDIESANACYSEMKQLQGRRLKLIFQEDRSFSNFLRWQLNVLLKVYTNHGTDPALAVVMSFFVILIFAFLYLFFPSEWDSDSMNRLLISYERFLQRKKKANVAPLLVVFGSVLLSLINSITLSINSFVTLGFGSIPTKGFARYLCIVEGFIGWFLLSIFTVALINQVLA